Proteins encoded together in one Oncorhynchus masou masou isolate Uvic2021 chromosome 3, UVic_Omas_1.1, whole genome shotgun sequence window:
- the LOC135510767 gene encoding protein fem-1 homolog A-like produces MDITTAVFNAARDGKLKLIQKLLSNKSPEELEALAEEKTQGGTPLLIASRYGHLEVADYLLENCKANVELGGSVNFDGETIEGAPPLWAASAAGHLPVVRTLLKHGASVNNTTLTNSTPLRAACFDGHLEIVRYLVEHRADMEVANRHGHTCLMISCYKGHKEIAKFLLERGADVNRKSVKGNTALHDCAESGSLDIMKMLLKCNARMERDGYGMTPLLAASVTGHTNIVEYLAHQPHSSREERVDALELLGATFVDKKRDLLGAMRYWRRAMELRQPADKLGLLAKPVPGTPVPAYDCAREVSTAEELEALITDPDEMRMQALLVRERILGPSHPDTSYYIRYRGAVYADSGNFERCISLWKYALDMQQSNLDPLSPMTASSFLSFAELFSFVLQDRAKGTLATRVTFHDLMGVLGKSVREVERAVAQRDSPPEAPQFTKALSIILHLVFLLEKLECTAEQEHQKKQTVYRLLKLNPRARRGFTPLHMAVDKDTTSVGRYPVGRFPSQTVASLLLECGADVDSRDCDNNTPLHIAASNGCPEIMALLVRAGAHFDATNSQRKTAYNLLDEQSNGHPALFPLNYVTLQCLAARAIERHRLPYKGLISEEMEVFIELH; encoded by the coding sequence ATGGATATCACAACAGCGGTTTTCAACGCGGCTAGAGATGGTAAGCTGAAACTTATCCAGAAGTTGCTGAGTAACAAAAGTCCCGAGGAGTTGGAGGCTCTCGCCGAGGAGAAAACGCAGGGAGGCACCCCTCTCCTCATTGCCTCTCGATACGGACACTTAGAGGTTGCCGACTATTTGCTTGAAAATTGTAAAGCTAACGTGGAACTAGGAGGCTCAGTGAACTTTGACGGCGAGACGATTGAAGGGGCTCCCCCGCTATGGGCGGCTTCAGCGGCTGGTCACCTCCCTGTCGTCCGCACACTCCTTAAACACGGTGCCTCTGTCAACAACACTACGCTGACCAACTCAACGCCCCTCCGCGCTGCCTGCTTCGATGGTCACCTGGAAATTGTCCGCTACCTGGTGGAACACCGAGCCGATATGGAGGTAGCCAACCGCCACGGCCACACCTGCCTGATGATCTCCTGCTACAAGGGCCACAAAGAGATAGCCAAGTTCCTCTTGGAGCGGGGGGCCGATGTCAACCGCAAGAGTGTGAAAGGCAACACTGCACTCCACGACTGTGCAGAGTCCGGTAGCCTGGACATCATGAAGATGCTGCTGAAATGCAATGCCCGCATGGAGAGGGATGGATACGGCATGACCCCTCTTCTAGCTGCCAGTGTTACGGGGCACACCAACATCGTGGAGTACCTCGCCCACCAGCCCCACTCCTCGCGAGAAGAACGCGTCGATGCTCTCGAACTCCTAGGGGCCACCTTTGTGGATAAGAAGAGAGACCTCCTGGGGGCCATGAGATACTGGAGGAGAGCCATGGAGCTGAGACAACCAGCTGACAAGCTGGGACTCCTGGCCAAGCCCGTTCCAGGTACCCCTGTCCCTGCCTATGACTGTGCCCGTGAGGTGAGCACGGCAGAGGAGCTGGAGGCTCTGATCACAGACCCCGATGAGATGCGGATGCAGGCCCTGCTGGTACGTGAGAGAATTCTGGGGCCCTCGCACCCCGACACCTCCTACTACATCCGCTACAGAGGGGCCGTCTACGCTGACTCCGGCAACTTTGAGCGCTGCATCAGCCTGTGGAAGTATGCCCTGGACATGCAGCAGAGTAACCTGGACCCCCTCAGCCCCATGACAGCCAGCAGCTTCTTGTCCTTCGCCGAGCTCTTCTCCTTCGTGCTGCAGGACCGGGCCAAGGGCACCCTGGCAACGCGAGTCACCTTCCACGACCTGATGGGGGTGTTGGGGAAGAGtgtgagggaggtggagagggctGTGGCCCAGAGGGACAGCCCCCCCGAAGCCCCCCAGTTCACCAAGGCCCTGTCCATCATCCTCCACCTGGTGTTCCTGCTGGAGAAACTGGAGTGCACTGCAGAGCAGGAGCACCAGAAGAAGCAGACGGTGTACCGCCTCCTGAAGCTGAACCCGCGGGCGAGGAGAGGCTTCACCCCCCTGCATATGGCCGTGGACAAGGACACCACGTCGGTGGGCCGCTACCCTGTAGGTCGCTTCCCCTCCCAGACTGTGGCCTCGCTGCTGCTGGAGTGTGGGGCGGACGTGGACTCACGGGACTGTGATAACAACACGCCCCTGCACATCGCCGCCAGCAACGGTTGCCCGGAGATCATGGCGTTGCTGGTGAGGGCGGGGGCACACTTCGACGCCACCAACTCCCAGAGGAAGACCGCATACAACCTGCTGGATGAACAGAGCAACGGGCACCCGGCCCTCTTCCCCCTCAACTACGTCACTCTGCAGTGCCTGGCGGCACGTGCCATTGAAAGGCACAGACTGCCCTACAAGGGCCTCATCTCTGAGGAGATGGAGGTGTTTATTGAGCTGCACTGA